One stretch of Chitinophaga pendula DNA includes these proteins:
- a CDS encoding thioredoxin family protein: protein MTVNKVDSIYVEEAMDYQQYRTLIDGLLKEGKTTGTIYSGPEILEYAKLNAARMSRLEKTVTLTPAMQDALSKLTAHQTWLVLTEGWCGDAAQSVPIFNAIANATDKITLRLLLRDENPDLMQQYLYEGKSKSIPRLIAVNDEMEERFVWGPRPVELQAQFVEMQEKKMHYTQIAEVLHAWYAKDRTISVQSELAALLRV from the coding sequence ATGACTGTCAATAAAGTAGATTCCATTTATGTAGAAGAAGCCATGGATTATCAGCAGTATAGAACGCTGATCGATGGATTATTGAAAGAAGGAAAGACAACCGGTACGATCTATTCCGGTCCCGAAATACTCGAATACGCCAAACTCAACGCCGCCCGCATGAGCCGGCTGGAAAAAACAGTAACGCTCACACCTGCCATGCAGGATGCCCTGTCTAAATTGACCGCTCACCAAACCTGGCTTGTACTCACCGAAGGATGGTGTGGCGATGCCGCACAGTCCGTTCCCATCTTTAACGCCATCGCCAACGCGACCGACAAGATCACACTCCGGCTGCTGCTACGCGACGAAAATCCCGACCTGATGCAGCAATATCTCTACGAAGGAAAAAGCAAAAGCATCCCCCGCCTGATCGCCGTAAATGATGAAATGGAAGAGCGCTTCGTATGGGGGCCCCGCCCCGTTGAATTGCAGGCACAGTTCGTAGAGATGCAGGAAAAGAAAATGCACTACACACAGATAGCAGAAGTGTTACATGCCTGGTACGCAAAAGATAGGACCATCTCCGTCCAAAGCGAACTGGCAGCACTACTCCGGG
- a CDS encoding ABC-F family ATP-binding cassette domain-containing protein produces the protein MLLTVQDLSFILPSGKPLFQHLHFSIGKGGITGLVGDNGTGKSTLLKILAGELPPADGAVLHEGQVYYVPQHFGQYNDLTVAEALGIASRLDALQAILEGNTDARYFEELQDDWDLEERCRQAFSDWGLQDIGLLHCFSSLSGGEKTRTFLAGIDIWQPDLVLMDEPTNHLDTSTRERLYDWVTTNKTQVWLASHDRQLLQYCDHICELTSAGLKMYGGGFDFYLEKKAEEEAAFQQRLSDAEKSVRVAKRKQQETFEQQQNDTNRGVKKTQTNNIPKGLINTLRNRAELSSAKLKSVHEKKLTGLREELDKLREQELLQGNMRTDFGDARLHAGKILVKADHINVSFRENSTLWSQPLSFQINSGDRVAITGDNGSGKSTLISLIMGNRPPAQGELYLADCQRVLLDQEYSLVDRNKTVLQQLESFNDGGLLDHELKVRLNRFLFDQHTWHKPCSVLSGGETLRLALCCIMVRNNTPDMIILDEPANNLDLRNLSILTRAMAAYNGTLVIISHDIVFLEEVGITQEIHLQ, from the coding sequence ATGTTATTGACAGTACAAGATCTCAGCTTCATACTTCCCTCCGGAAAACCTTTGTTTCAACACCTGCACTTTAGTATAGGCAAAGGAGGGATCACCGGGCTCGTTGGAGATAATGGCACCGGCAAATCCACCTTGCTTAAAATACTCGCAGGAGAACTACCACCGGCAGATGGCGCCGTGCTGCACGAAGGCCAGGTCTATTATGTACCACAACACTTCGGCCAGTATAATGACCTCACCGTAGCAGAAGCCTTAGGCATCGCCTCCCGGCTCGATGCCCTCCAGGCCATACTCGAAGGCAACACGGATGCCCGCTATTTTGAAGAACTGCAGGATGACTGGGACCTCGAAGAACGCTGCCGGCAGGCATTCTCCGATTGGGGACTGCAAGATATCGGGCTGCTCCACTGCTTCAGCTCACTTAGTGGAGGAGAAAAGACCAGGACCTTCCTCGCAGGCATCGATATCTGGCAACCAGATCTCGTCCTCATGGACGAACCCACCAACCACCTCGATACCTCCACCCGCGAACGGCTATACGATTGGGTCACCACCAACAAAACACAGGTATGGCTCGCCAGCCACGATCGCCAACTCCTGCAGTATTGCGATCATATCTGCGAACTCACCTCCGCAGGTCTCAAAATGTATGGCGGTGGCTTCGATTTCTACCTGGAGAAAAAAGCGGAAGAAGAAGCGGCCTTCCAGCAACGCCTCTCCGATGCTGAAAAATCCGTCCGCGTTGCCAAACGCAAACAACAGGAGACATTCGAACAGCAACAAAATGATACCAACCGCGGCGTCAAAAAAACACAGACCAACAACATTCCCAAAGGGTTGATCAATACCCTCCGCAACCGGGCAGAATTGTCTTCGGCCAAACTAAAATCAGTACACGAAAAAAAACTGACTGGCCTGAGAGAAGAACTGGATAAACTGCGGGAACAGGAACTCCTGCAGGGAAACATGCGCACCGACTTCGGCGACGCCAGGTTGCACGCCGGCAAAATATTGGTCAAAGCCGATCACATCAATGTCTCCTTCCGGGAAAATAGCACACTCTGGTCACAACCACTGTCCTTCCAGATCAACAGCGGCGACAGAGTAGCCATTACCGGAGACAACGGTAGCGGCAAATCCACTTTGATAAGTCTCATCATGGGCAACCGACCCCCTGCACAGGGTGAACTCTACCTGGCCGACTGCCAGCGGGTACTGCTCGACCAGGAATATTCCCTCGTCGATCGCAACAAAACCGTTCTGCAACAGCTGGAAAGTTTCAACGATGGCGGCCTCCTCGATCATGAACTCAAAGTGCGCCTCAACCGCTTCCTCTTCGATCAGCATACCTGGCACAAACCCTGCAGCGTACTCAGTGGCGGCGAAACACTACGCCTCGCCCTCTGCTGTATCATGGTCAGGAACAATACACCAGATATGATCATCCTAGATGAACCGGCCAACAACCTCGACTTGCGCAACCTCAGTATCCTCACCAGGGCCATGGCTGCCTACAACGGCACCCTCGTAATCATCTCCCACGATATCGTCTTCCTGGAAGAAGTCGGTATCACACAAGAGATTCACCTCCAATAG
- a CDS encoding RNA polymerase sigma-70 factor yields MEVNDSGHIQASLDGAGEMAFEEVFKSHFKSLHSYAYTIVKDDIMAEEMVQNVFCKLWEKTGKIQIQQSITAYLYKAVYHESINYLRHEKVKAAHQSYTKHHGNQITENASKKVMMRDLEERLDKALQDLPEKCRTVFQMSRFDELKYQEIADRLNISIKTVENQMGKALRLLRLNLIDFLPALLLLLLNL; encoded by the coding sequence ATGGAAGTAAACGATTCGGGTCATATACAGGCATCTCTGGACGGCGCCGGGGAGATGGCATTTGAAGAAGTTTTTAAAAGTCATTTTAAGAGCCTGCACTCTTATGCTTATACCATAGTGAAGGATGATATTATGGCGGAGGAGATGGTACAGAATGTTTTCTGCAAGTTATGGGAGAAGACGGGGAAGATCCAGATACAGCAATCGATAACGGCTTATTTGTATAAGGCGGTTTATCATGAGAGTATCAATTATCTCCGGCATGAGAAGGTGAAGGCCGCTCACCAGTCTTATACCAAACACCATGGGAACCAGATTACGGAGAACGCATCTAAGAAGGTGATGATGCGGGACTTGGAGGAGCGGTTGGACAAGGCGTTGCAGGATCTTCCGGAGAAATGTCGAACGGTATTCCAGATGAGCCGGTTTGACGAGTTAAAGTACCAGGAGATCGCTGACCGGCTGAATATTTCCATCAAGACAGTTGAGAACCAGATGGGGAAGGCATTGCGATTATTGCGGCTGAACCTAATCGATTTTTTACCTGCCCTACTATTGTTATTGCTCAATCTGTAA
- a CDS encoding FecR domain-containing protein, with protein sequence MNKHSTHIDDDLLAKYLLGEANAAEQQAVQEWVASGDEQANYFHHFQLIWDQSKQLGSTREVHPNDAWNRFQQRIQDNATRPRIIQLQPSRPYRKWLRIAATVAVLAVAGWLVYHFTGRGMQGSEMMALRTQDNVLTDTLSDGSIVTLNRQSAISYEKTFKGEVRAVTLEGEAFFSIAKDENKPFIIHANDVTVKVLGTSFNVKSGKEQTEVIVETGMVEVSKETHSVQLKVKEKATVYKDQAAPVKQENIDELYNYYRTKTFVCNETPLWKLVATLNEAYHANIVIGNSQINDLPLTTTFHNQSLDTVLMIIRQTLGEENVQIERRGQQIILK encoded by the coding sequence GTGAACAAGCATTCTACACATATCGACGATGATCTGCTGGCAAAGTACCTGTTAGGGGAAGCCAATGCCGCCGAGCAGCAGGCGGTCCAGGAATGGGTGGCCAGTGGCGACGAGCAAGCTAATTACTTTCATCATTTCCAGCTGATCTGGGATCAGAGTAAGCAGTTGGGGTCTACCAGGGAGGTGCATCCTAATGATGCCTGGAACCGGTTCCAGCAGCGTATACAGGATAATGCGACCCGTCCGCGTATCATACAGTTACAACCTTCGCGTCCTTACCGTAAATGGCTGCGTATTGCGGCGACGGTAGCGGTATTGGCGGTAGCGGGATGGCTGGTATATCACTTTACGGGCAGGGGTATGCAAGGCAGTGAGATGATGGCATTGCGTACACAGGACAATGTATTAACGGATACGCTTTCTGACGGTTCTATTGTAACGTTGAACAGGCAGTCTGCCATCTCCTATGAAAAGACCTTCAAAGGGGAAGTACGGGCGGTAACATTGGAAGGGGAAGCGTTTTTCAGCATTGCCAAGGACGAGAACAAACCTTTCATCATTCATGCCAATGATGTGACGGTAAAGGTGCTCGGCACTTCTTTTAATGTGAAGAGCGGAAAGGAGCAAACGGAAGTGATCGTGGAGACGGGCATGGTAGAGGTGAGCAAGGAAACACATAGTGTGCAGTTGAAGGTGAAAGAGAAGGCTACTGTATATAAAGATCAGGCGGCACCGGTGAAGCAGGAGAACATAGACGAGTTGTACAACTACTACCGTACGAAAACATTTGTATGTAATGAGACGCCTCTCTGGAAGTTGGTGGCTACTTTAAATGAAGCTTATCATGCCAATATTGTAATAGGCAACAGCCAAATAAATGATTTACCTTTGACAACGACCTTTCACAATCAGTCTCTGGACACTGTGCTGATGATCATTCGTCAGACGCTCGGTGAAGAGAATGTGCAGATCGAGCGCAGGGGTCAGCAAATCATTTTAAAATAA
- a CDS encoding STN and carboxypeptidase regulatory-like domain-containing protein, whose product MWHNSQGQQLLNKTITMNVSRQPLANVLQTIGRLGNFTFSYRSNILPADSLVTVSVTKKSVRQVLDQLLDGRCQYKETGGYIILQPKTVALNSGYLVSGYVVDGKTGIRIVNASVYERQQLISTLTNEQGYFKLRLRDRYPAPTLSISKELYADTLLKVTPGQDQELTVQITQVTHLLKPVVIKPGVEKNFLSRMFLSPKQMVQGLNISKFFAKQPYQFSIAPGLGSHGKLSTQVINKVSINLIGGYTAGVNGFELAGVFNIVKKDVKYAQFAGLFNVVGGKVLGVQVAGMHNNVLDSLSGAQIGGLSNMLKGKLNGVQIAGAYNRADGSADGAQLGGLLNVMKSNDFNGVQIAGGGNISEETTKGVQIGSLFNYAGNAHGTQISALANISKGDLKGVQIGLFNSAKGQHGVQVGLINVSDTSSGYSIGIFNIVRKGLHQVSVYSNEITHVNVAYKTGTRRLYSILFVGANVDFSQKAFTFGYGIGKEFQLAKSLALSGEFSSQTVYMGDWENPPTITRLQADIHYRLSKRVTLFGGPAFSIYEPKEIPAKAGYQAEFPGSYSAFQIGSIRAWVGWRVGISLF is encoded by the coding sequence ATGTGGCATAATAGCCAGGGGCAGCAACTTCTTAACAAGACCATAACGATGAATGTTAGCCGGCAACCGCTGGCTAACGTGCTTCAGACCATAGGCCGTTTAGGCAATTTCACTTTTTCTTACCGTAGTAATATTCTGCCGGCGGATAGCCTGGTGACTGTGAGTGTGACCAAGAAGTCTGTACGGCAGGTATTGGACCAGTTACTGGACGGCCGTTGTCAGTATAAGGAGACGGGGGGATATATCATTCTGCAACCGAAGACCGTAGCCTTAAATTCCGGTTATCTGGTGAGTGGTTATGTGGTGGATGGGAAGACGGGGATACGCATTGTAAATGCCAGTGTGTATGAACGACAGCAGTTGATATCTACCCTTACCAATGAGCAAGGTTATTTCAAATTACGCCTGCGGGATCGCTATCCTGCGCCTACGCTTAGTATCAGTAAGGAATTGTATGCGGATACGCTGCTGAAGGTGACACCTGGTCAGGACCAGGAGCTGACGGTGCAGATCACGCAGGTGACACATTTGTTGAAACCGGTGGTTATAAAGCCCGGGGTGGAAAAGAACTTCCTGAGTAGGATGTTCCTCTCGCCGAAGCAGATGGTACAAGGTCTGAACATTTCTAAATTCTTTGCCAAGCAGCCTTATCAATTTTCTATTGCGCCTGGGTTGGGCAGTCATGGGAAATTGAGTACGCAGGTGATCAATAAGGTATCTATCAATCTTATTGGCGGTTATACTGCCGGTGTCAATGGTTTTGAGCTGGCTGGTGTCTTTAACATTGTCAAAAAGGATGTGAAGTATGCACAGTTTGCCGGGTTGTTTAACGTAGTCGGAGGTAAGGTGCTTGGAGTACAGGTGGCAGGGATGCATAATAACGTGCTGGATTCTTTGAGTGGGGCGCAGATCGGGGGTCTGAGTAACATGCTGAAAGGTAAACTGAATGGAGTGCAGATAGCCGGCGCTTACAATCGTGCGGATGGCAGTGCGGATGGTGCGCAGCTGGGTGGCCTATTGAATGTAATGAAGAGCAATGATTTTAATGGTGTACAGATAGCGGGTGGTGGTAACATCAGTGAAGAAACCACCAAGGGGGTGCAGATAGGGTCGTTGTTCAACTACGCGGGTAATGCACACGGTACGCAGATATCAGCGCTGGCTAATATTTCGAAAGGTGATCTCAAAGGGGTGCAGATAGGATTGTTTAATTCTGCCAAGGGACAGCATGGTGTGCAGGTGGGATTGATCAATGTATCGGATACTTCCAGTGGTTATAGTATTGGTATTTTCAACATTGTACGTAAGGGGTTGCACCAGGTATCGGTTTATTCGAATGAGATCACACATGTGAATGTTGCATATAAGACGGGAACGCGTCGTTTGTACAGCATTCTTTTTGTTGGTGCGAATGTAGATTTTTCTCAAAAGGCGTTTACTTTTGGTTATGGTATAGGCAAAGAGTTCCAGTTGGCGAAATCGCTGGCGCTTTCGGGAGAGTTCAGTTCGCAGACGGTATATATGGGCGATTGGGAGAATCCGCCCACTATTACGCGTTTGCAGGCGGATATACATTACCGTTTGAGCAAGCGGGTTACCTTATTCGGTGGGCCAGCTTTCTCTATTTATGAGCCTAAAGAGATACCTGCCAAAGCTGGTTACCAGGCGGAGTTTCCCGGTAGTTATAGTGCCTTCCAGATCGGAAGTATCCGCGCCTGGGTAGGATGGAGAGTAGGTATTTCGTTGTTCTGA
- a CDS encoding lysophospholipid acyltransferase family protein codes for MRNIAIQAPAGSRIWINIKSFIQQLFQFVGYQLIFWGAYTMSLLPLRVLYAISTMVYFLAFHLLKYRYSVVMQNLSRSLPDMTYAEIDSIVKRFYRHFSRLLAEIIKMGSISEGEMMRRVRVVNPELPAHYESQGRSIILMMGHYGNWECMNILPKHFKAPMMAVYKPLSSGVFDRLIKHFRSRFGMQMLPMQQAARYMLQRKDEPTMYIFIADQSPAPEAKCQLDFMNQESLMFDGAEKLSKATDAVVIYTELMPSGDGYWDVRFSLLSDAPSQTSSGEITALFARELEATISKAPQYWLWTHRRWKHKL; via the coding sequence ATGAGGAATATAGCGATACAGGCTCCTGCGGGGTCAAGGATATGGATCAATATCAAAAGTTTCATACAACAGTTGTTTCAGTTCGTTGGTTACCAGTTGATATTCTGGGGAGCTTATACGATGAGCTTGTTACCACTGCGGGTACTTTATGCGATATCGACGATGGTGTATTTTCTTGCGTTCCATTTGTTAAAATATCGTTATAGTGTAGTGATGCAGAACCTGTCAAGGTCATTGCCTGACATGACCTATGCGGAGATCGATTCGATCGTTAAGCGGTTTTACAGACACTTCAGCCGGTTGCTGGCGGAGATCATCAAGATGGGATCTATTTCTGAGGGGGAGATGATGCGCAGGGTGCGGGTCGTTAATCCGGAGTTGCCGGCGCATTATGAATCGCAGGGGCGTAGTATTATCCTGATGATGGGTCATTATGGTAACTGGGAGTGTATGAACATTTTGCCCAAACATTTTAAGGCGCCGATGATGGCGGTATATAAGCCACTTTCGAGTGGAGTATTTGACCGGCTTATCAAACATTTCAGGAGTCGTTTTGGTATGCAGATGTTGCCGATGCAGCAAGCGGCGAGATATATGCTGCAGCGTAAAGATGAGCCGACGATGTATATTTTTATTGCGGATCAATCTCCTGCTCCGGAGGCGAAGTGCCAGTTGGATTTTATGAACCAGGAATCGTTGATGTTTGATGGAGCGGAGAAACTTTCCAAGGCTACGGATGCTGTAGTTATATATACGGAGTTGATGCCGAGTGGTGATGGATATTGGGATGTACGTTTTTCTTTACTATCTGATGCCCCTTCTCAAACTTCTTCCGGGGAGATCACCGCTTTATTTGCGCGGGAACTGGAAGCTACCATTAGTAAAGCCCCTCAATACTGGCTATGGACACATCGCCGGTGGAAACACAAATTATAA
- a CDS encoding porin family protein: MKKQIIFATAAMLLSLASYAQSSIGIKAGPNFASVRATGGGKTETTKLQAGMQIGVYADFKLGNDLFIQPGLMYESKGGKIKNSDSKYRLNYLTLPVDLVFKPEVGSGRLVLGAGPYLGYALSGKLKGVKDAADVNLFKGDNKMKRFDAGAHFQVGYELKSGLTLGLNAELGLLNLSKVDGGKFRNTSFGVTVGYTLHR; this comes from the coding sequence ATGAAGAAGCAAATCATTTTTGCAACAGCGGCTATGCTGTTGTCCCTGGCTAGCTATGCCCAATCCAGTATAGGAATTAAAGCTGGTCCTAATTTCGCCAGTGTGCGAGCGACTGGTGGTGGAAAAACGGAGACTACCAAATTACAGGCAGGTATGCAGATTGGTGTATATGCTGATTTCAAGTTAGGGAATGACCTGTTCATACAACCTGGTCTTATGTATGAGAGTAAAGGTGGAAAGATCAAAAATTCTGATTCCAAATACAGACTAAATTACCTGACATTGCCGGTAGACCTGGTATTCAAGCCAGAGGTAGGCAGTGGCCGTTTGGTACTGGGAGCAGGTCCATACCTGGGTTATGCATTATCCGGTAAGTTGAAGGGTGTAAAGGATGCAGCTGATGTTAACTTGTTCAAGGGTGATAACAAGATGAAACGTTTTGATGCGGGTGCTCATTTCCAGGTGGGTTATGAGCTGAAGAGTGGTCTGACCCTGGGGCTGAATGCAGAGCTGGGATTGCTGAATTTGAGCAAGGTAGACGGTGGTAAGTTCCGTAATACTTCTTTTGGTGTAACTGTTGGTTATACATTACACAGATAA
- a CDS encoding Lrp/AsnC ligand binding domain-containing protein — translation MTKNLNIDKLDRQIIATMSENAEISYAELGKKLFVSAGTIHVRIKKLHELGIVIGTKLHVDLKMLGYDVNAFIGIYLEKSSLFEHVAKKLRKIPEIVRLNYTTGSYSMFAEIVCKDITELRNILQDKLQHIEGIERTETLISLEESFSRSSHIEVVD, via the coding sequence ATGACCAAAAATTTGAACATTGACAAATTAGACCGTCAGATCATTGCCACCATGTCTGAAAACGCCGAAATCTCCTATGCCGAATTGGGTAAAAAGTTATTTGTATCTGCCGGGACCATTCACGTTCGTATTAAAAAATTGCATGAGCTGGGTATTGTTATTGGTACTAAGTTGCATGTAGACCTCAAAATGCTGGGTTATGATGTAAATGCCTTTATTGGTATTTATTTAGAGAAGAGCAGTTTATTTGAGCATGTTGCGAAGAAGCTGCGTAAGATACCGGAGATCGTGCGATTGAACTATACGACAGGTAGTTACAGTATGTTTGCGGAGATCGTATGTAAGGATATTACGGAGTTACGGAATATTCTGCAGGATAAGTTGCAGCATATTGAAGGTATAGAGCGTACGGAGACATTGATTTCGCTGGAGGAGAGTTTCAGCAGGTCTTCTCATATTGAGGTGGTGGATTGA
- a CDS encoding suppressor of fused domain protein, with amino-acid sequence MDIQAYKEKYQEEGAPGWDAIDAALLPIYGEQQPLTHWGTILKHMLGGEDPIDGISVYASEAGGSPHWHFITYGFSSLYYDEESLGKDFSKFGFELTFRLKPRNGWEVETDSKWAVSLLQNIAKYVFSSGNWFEPFHWMPANGPIKLNDDTLIHGLIFIVDPQLPEIMTPHGRVQFLQLVGVTEKEINMIRDKQIDAATIIDRLKQNNPLLICDLDRQISVV; translated from the coding sequence ATGGATATTCAAGCGTATAAAGAGAAATACCAGGAAGAAGGCGCGCCGGGATGGGACGCCATCGACGCCGCACTACTACCCATATACGGCGAACAACAACCCCTTACACATTGGGGCACCATCCTCAAACATATGTTGGGAGGAGAAGACCCCATCGATGGTATCAGCGTATATGCTTCCGAAGCAGGCGGCAGCCCACATTGGCATTTCATCACCTACGGATTCTCATCACTCTATTATGATGAAGAAAGCCTGGGCAAAGACTTCAGCAAGTTCGGCTTCGAACTCACCTTCCGCCTCAAACCACGTAATGGCTGGGAGGTAGAAACCGACTCCAAATGGGCCGTATCACTACTGCAAAATATCGCTAAGTACGTATTCTCCTCCGGCAACTGGTTCGAACCCTTTCACTGGATGCCCGCTAATGGACCCATCAAACTCAACGATGATACCCTCATCCACGGACTGATCTTTATCGTAGATCCACAACTGCCAGAAATAATGACACCACACGGAAGAGTCCAGTTCCTCCAATTGGTAGGTGTCACCGAAAAAGAAATAAATATGATACGTGATAAACAGATCGATGCCGCCACCATAATAGACCGGCTAAAACAAAATAACCCACTCCTTATTTGTGACCTCGATAGGCAAATAAGTGTCGTATAA
- a CDS encoding DcrB-related protein, with protein sequence MKKHAPLVAVVMIAASLLALPACKNKTSENKATAEIQEIVDKAPGINAGTGTFQITPPANWEKIDTTVGGLKITYLFEPLKPGMTFRTNVVVVTEAMNSSTMDEYFNRNRQTMSRMMQGFKEKGVGKEEINGQEVNWMEYSHNPSDQEVDVKVYVFAKNKIAYVVTCTSPKGEQGKYEKEFKEALTSMKI encoded by the coding sequence ATGAAAAAACATGCCCCATTGGTCGCTGTAGTGATGATCGCAGCATCACTGTTAGCATTGCCCGCATGTAAGAACAAAACTTCCGAAAACAAAGCCACCGCCGAGATCCAGGAGATCGTCGACAAAGCTCCCGGCATTAACGCCGGTACCGGTACCTTCCAGATCACCCCGCCGGCCAACTGGGAGAAAATAGATACCACCGTAGGCGGACTAAAAATCACCTACCTCTTCGAACCCCTCAAACCTGGTATGACTTTCCGTACCAACGTAGTAGTGGTTACCGAAGCTATGAATAGCAGCACCATGGACGAATACTTTAACCGTAACCGCCAGACCATGAGCCGCATGATGCAGGGCTTCAAGGAAAAAGGAGTCGGTAAAGAAGAGATCAACGGCCAGGAAGTCAACTGGATGGAATACTCTCACAACCCCTCCGACCAGGAAGTAGACGTAAAAGTATACGTCTTCGCTAAAAACAAGATCGCGTACGTGGTCACCTGCACCTCCCCAAAAGGAGAACAAGGCAAGTATGAAAAAGAATTTAAAGAGGCACTGACCTCCATGAAGATCTGA
- a CDS encoding import component protein, producing MNNKTLAIIAYLTIIGWIIAYFQFKDKPGRNPLVRYHLEQALGVFIFGILLSIAITIIAYLVPAIAAILSFVSFVPLILMIFGMIAAANEARSPVPVIGKLFEHKFGFLG from the coding sequence ATGAACAACAAAACATTAGCTATCATCGCCTACCTCACCATCATCGGCTGGATTATCGCATACTTCCAATTCAAAGATAAACCCGGGCGTAACCCATTGGTAAGGTACCACCTCGAACAGGCACTGGGCGTATTTATCTTTGGAATACTCCTTAGCATCGCCATCACCATCATCGCCTACTTGGTCCCCGCTATCGCCGCTATCCTCTCCTTCGTTTCTTTCGTACCCCTGATCCTGATGATCTTCGGAATGATAGCTGCCGCTAACGAAGCCCGCAGCCCGGTCCCCGTCATCGGAAAACTCTTTGAACACAAATTTGGTTTTCTGGGCTAA
- a CDS encoding LytR/AlgR family response regulator transcription factor: protein MSYVTDKKVSFLIVDDEKEACKNLKNLLYTYVDPDIHIAGIAHTTEEAVQQITLLQPDALFLDIEMPGENAFGFLERIYPFSFEIVFVTAYDEYAIKAFKLNAVDYLLKPIDIPELVNAVRKVEEKLRYKHLHWDVDNTYGKLSKQINGKAKPQQITLKDNNCIEIVDFKHLIYVAANGSYSRIYFQKGNVVKDIILSHSIAEYEELLPPELFFRIHKSYLVNCMYVRQIIREDNPQVMVGDTKLPVGRRRYAALMTYLKNNEFSVA, encoded by the coding sequence ATGTCCTATGTAACTGACAAGAAGGTCAGCTTTCTAATTGTCGATGATGAGAAGGAGGCCTGCAAGAACCTGAAGAACCTATTATATACGTATGTGGATCCTGATATTCACATTGCTGGTATTGCTCATACTACGGAGGAAGCGGTGCAGCAGATCACTCTTTTACAGCCGGACGCGTTATTTCTTGATATTGAGATGCCCGGGGAGAATGCTTTTGGTTTTCTGGAGCGGATCTATCCTTTTTCTTTTGAGATCGTGTTTGTGACGGCTTATGACGAGTACGCTATCAAGGCGTTCAAACTGAATGCGGTAGATTATTTATTAAAGCCGATTGACATTCCGGAGTTGGTGAATGCGGTGCGGAAGGTGGAGGAAAAGTTGCGTTACAAACACTTGCACTGGGATGTGGATAATACGTATGGTAAGTTATCTAAGCAGATCAATGGGAAGGCGAAGCCGCAGCAGATCACTTTAAAAGATAACAACTGTATAGAGATCGTAGATTTTAAGCACCTGATCTATGTGGCTGCCAATGGTAGTTATTCGCGGATATATTTCCAGAAGGGGAATGTGGTGAAGGATATTATCTTGAGTCATTCGATTGCTGAATATGAGGAGTTATTGCCGCCGGAGTTGTTTTTCCGTATTCACAAATCTTACCTGGTGAACTGTATGTATGTGCGGCAGATCATTAGGGAGGATAATCCGCAGGTGATGGTTGGTGATACGAAGTTGCCGGTGGGCAGGCGGCGATATGCGGCGTTGATGACATATCTTAAGAACAATGAGTTTTCTGTTGCGTAG